A section of the Oryzias melastigma strain HK-1 linkage group LG14, ASM292280v2, whole genome shotgun sequence genome encodes:
- the LOC112142690 gene encoding insulin, with protein sequence MATLWIHTASLLILLVTSFPTTQAATMQHLCGSHLVEALYIVCGDGGFFYNPQNVPASPVQSRAASETEGAAFRDQMKAIAKRNILERCCYTPCTIYDLASYCS encoded by the exons ATGGCAACTCTGTGGATACACACTGCTTCACTGCTGATCTTACTGGTGACGTCTTTTCCAACGACACAAGCCGCCACTATGCAGCATCTCTGTGGGAGTCACCTGGTTGAAGCCCTGTACATCGTTTGTGGAGACGGAGGCTTTTTCTACAACCCTCAGAACGTTCCTGCcagcccagtccaga GCAGAGCGGCATCCGAAACCGAGGGCGCGGCCTTTCGGGACCAGATGAAGGCGATAGCTAAACGAAACATTCTGGAGCGCTGCTGTTACACGCCCTGCACCATCTACGACCTGGCGAGCTATTGTTCCTGA